CTAACGACGTCTATGCCCAGATTGGTCTGGTCATGCTCGTTGGGCTATTGGGCAAGAACGCGATTCTCATCGTGGAGTTCGCCGTACAACGGCATCACGAGGGTGTGTCGATCAAGGACGCCGCCATCGAAGGTGGGAAGTTGCGATTCCGGCCGATCTTGATGACTTCCTTTGCCTTCATTGCCGGTTTGATTCCGCTGGTTCGTGCTACTGGTCCCGGCGCCATCGGCAACCGTACCATTGGCACGACCGCCGTTGGTGGTATGCTGCTTGGCACAGTCATCGGCGTATTGCTCATCCCTGGTCTCTACTATCTGTTCGCCAAACTGTCGGGCGACCGCAAGCTTCTGCAGGATGAGACTGGCGAACCGCTGAGTGAGGTCCTTGAGCACTAAAGGGCCATTGGTTTCTGCCGGAATCATTTGCCCCCCCGGCACCGTTCGATCTCCAAGTCGACGTCAGCTCCCGGCGCTTACACGACGGCGCCTTGGACCCGCGGACGTCGCTACTAACCGGAACGAGATAGAAGCCAGCGCCTTCGCTTGGCGCAGCACCCTACGTGTGCTCTCCCGCCGCAACAGCCGCGCGACCGGTCGCTAGAAGCCGTGGTGGGATGTCCGCGGTTCGGGTAGCGCGCATTGCGGAATCACTTGCCCTCCGGCACGCTAGCGACGCATGCAGCCCCTCATTGACCTCCCATTCGCCGGAGTCGCACGGGCTAGCGGCCGTTTGCATGCATCTTTGTTTCGCCAAGTGTTAGCTTGTAGCGACTCTTCGCAATTCATCGCCGCCGTCCGACTTCAGTCGACGATGACATAGTCTGTCCACGCGCTGTCACGCGAGCAAGATGCTCGAATGCAACAGCTATGGTCGGAGAGGTGGCGTCATCTGGCGGAACGGATTTGGCCTCGCGCCCGATTGGTCGGGCAAGTGAGGTCAGAACCTGCTTCCTCATCCGACGTGGGCTCGGGGCGCGAAAACCGTACGGATCGCCGACACGCGCAAGCTCATCAAGGACGGCAAGGATGAAGGCCTTCGTGAGATTCTCCAATACGAATCGTGACAAGAGCGCTGTGGCGGCAGCGTTTCTATGCGGCATATTGCTGGCTGCGGCCGGCTGTGGAATTCCCAAATTACATCCACCACTCCCGGGACCTGAGGTACCACCCACGTTCAACGGATCGAATGATCCGGAGAATTCCGCGCAGGTGCCGATTGCTGAGTTCTTCAATGATCCACTGCTGATCAGTCTGGTCGATCAGGCATTGTGGGGCAACCAGGAACTGCGAATCCTCGCACAAGACATCGCGATCGCCCAGAACGAGGTATGGCGTCGGAGCGGTGCTTACCTTCCGTTCCTCACCTTCGGGGCAAACGCATCGTACGACAAGCTAAGCACGTTCACCCCCCTGGGCTCTGACCTGAGCCAGATCACAACCCCCGTCGGCGGCCCGTTTCCGAACCCGCTGCCTGATTTTCTTTTGGCGGGCGATATCACGTGGCAGATCGACGTCTGGAGACAGTTGCGCAACGCGCGGGACGCCCAATCGCTTCGCTATCTTGGCACCATCGACGGTCGGAACTACATCGTTACCCGCATGGTAGCGGAGATTGCCGAAAATTATTACCGTCTGATGGGGCTGGATAAGCAACTGGAAACCCTGGATGGCACCATCGCCTTGATGGAGCAAAGCCTGGCACTAGCCAAGGCACAAAAAGAAGGTGCTCGCGGGACCGAGCTAGGCGTCCAACGTTTCCTGGCCGAAGTTCGCAAAAACCAAAGCCAGAAGCTGATCGTGCGGCAGGAGATCATTCAGACGCAGAACAGAATCAACTTCCTCTGCGGTCGTTACCCACAGCTTGTCGAACGTATATCGGCTCGTTTCCTCGAGTTGCAGCTACAAGCGTTGCGTGTTGGTGTTCCCTCGCAGTTGCTCCTCAATCGACCAGACATCCGCGAGGCGGAGCGTAACTTGCAAGCGGCCGGGATCGACATCCGAGTCGCCCGCGCCAGCTTCTTCCCGAAAGTCATCATCACTTCCGGCGTAGGCTACGAGGCCTTTCAGCCACAGTTCTTGTTCTACACTCCCGAGTCTTTGATCTATAGCGTCGCGGGCGGGCTGGTCGCTCCGGTCGTCAACAGAAGGGCGATCCAGGCCGAGTTTTTGAACGCGAACGCTCGGCAGTTGCAGGCCCTGTACGAATACCAGCGGACGGTTCTGAACGCCTTTACCGAAGTGGTCAATCGCGTGTCAAAGGTGCAGAATTACAGCCAGAGCATCGAACTGAAATTCCAGCAGTTGGCGTCCCTCGAATCGGCAGTTGACGTCGCCAACAAGCTCTTCCAGAACGCGCGTATCGAATACCTCGATGTGTTGACCGCCCTGCGTGACCGCAACGACGCAAGAATCGTCTTGATCGAGACGAAGCAGGAACAGCTTTCGGCCATCGTGAACGCCTATCAAGCCTTGGGTGGCGGTTGGCGGTATGTGGGCGGACCGATCCAACTGCCGCCTCCTGGTTTCCAAGGGCCGCTGCCCCCGCCGCTTGCCCCGCCCCTTGCCCCTCCGGCAAGACCTGCCGAAGAGATTGCCCCGCCGCAACCGGGCCCGGTGGTGGGACCAGCGCAAGGCGGACCTGCCATGCAGGCCCCTGGAAAGAACGAGCCCGTGATTCAAGGCCCCGTGCAAGGCGGCCCGAGCCCGATGCCTCCGCCCGATGGTGCTAAAGGACCGCGGCGGCAAGGCCCTATGGTACAGCCGTTGCCTCCGCCGTCGGCTGTTGGCCGTGGAGCAAGCTCACCGCAAAACCCTCGCGCCGGGTAGTCAGCGCCGGTCGAAATTGACGCTGTAGCCGGAACTACGAATGGCAGGCGTGACCGCACCCTTCGGGCCGGCGGTAAGCAGTCTCGACAGCCGCCGCAAGCTGATGGATATCAAGGGGCTTCGAAATGAAGTCGTCCATACCGGCTGACTTACAGCGATCGCGATCTTCGCTGAGCGCATGTGCCGTGAGCGCGATGATCGGCACGTCCTTGCCAGCAGGCAGGGCGCGAATCGCAGCGGTCGCTTGAAAGCCGTCCATGATGGGCATTTGCAAGTCCATCAATATGACGTCGAAGTGCGACTGCGACACCAAGTTGACGGCCTGGCGCCCGTCTTCAGCGATCTCGACCTTATGCCCGCGCCGCGTCAGCGCGCGGCGAACGATTTCCTGGTTGGTTCGCGTATCTTCGGCCACCAGAACGTGCAATTGCGCACCTGGGGAATCGGGCGCCGAACCAGCCGCCGCTTGCGTGGCTCCCATACCAATCGGTACCGCCTTCTGAGCCGATCGTGTGATCGCGTAAGCAAGCGGCACCACCACGGCGAATTCGCTGCCACTTTGCGGCGTACTGCTGAGCGAGATTTGCCCTCCCATCGCGGCCACCAGTTCCTTGACGATTGCCAGGCCCAGTCCCGTTCCTCCGTGGCGGCGCGTCGTAGAGGCATCGACTTGCGTAAAGGGCGCAAAAATCCGTTCCTGGTCGGCCTGCGAGATGCCTATACCCGTGTCGCGAATCGCGAACCTGAGGGAAGCTTCTTGCGCGGTCGTCGAATCGACCGTAACGGTCAGCGTTATCGATCCTTGGTCCGTGAATTTCAACGCGTTAGAGAGCAGATTGTCGAGCACCTGACGCAGGCGCAACGGATCGCCCAGGAAACGAGCAGAAGTGTCCGGCGAAACTGCCGTCACGAACGTGAGTCCCTTTTGCTCGGCCCGGTAATGCGCGGAGGGGATCAACTCGGAGAGCATTTCGTGCAACGAGAAAGAGGTCCTTTCCAGGACGAATTTTCCGGACTCGAGTTTCGCCAGGTCCAAGAGCTCGTTCAGCAACTCCAGCAGGACGGCGGCGTTCGACTTCACGGCCTCCAGGTATTCACGCATGGCGGGCGCAGGGGAATCAGTGAGCGCCAAGTCAGTCATGCCGATAATGGCGTTCATCGGAGTCCGCAACTCGTGGCTGACGTTTGCCAGGAACTCGCTCTTGGCGCGGTTGGCGCGCTCGGCGGCCAGGCGGGCTGCGTGCTCCTGCGCCAAGGTCACGCGTTGTGCGGCCTGCTGCTCGACCTGTCGCGACATCCGATACAAATCGACAAATACCGCCACCTTGGTCTGCAGAATCTCGGGGACGACGGGCGTCAGAATGAAGTCCACTGCGCCCAGCGAATACCCGCGCGCCGCGAAGGCGTCGTCGGGAAACGCCGTAATGAAGATGATCGGCGTGTGCTCACAGCGAGGATGCTGCCGAATCAGTGCCGCCGTCTCGAATCCATCCATGCCGGGCATGTTGACGTCCAGCAGGATGACGGCGAAGTTC
The window above is part of the Pirellulales bacterium genome. Proteins encoded here:
- a CDS encoding TolC family protein; this encodes MRFSNTNRDKSAVAAAFLCGILLAAAGCGIPKLHPPLPGPEVPPTFNGSNDPENSAQVPIAEFFNDPLLISLVDQALWGNQELRILAQDIAIAQNEVWRRSGAYLPFLTFGANASYDKLSTFTPLGSDLSQITTPVGGPFPNPLPDFLLAGDITWQIDVWRQLRNARDAQSLRYLGTIDGRNYIVTRMVAEIAENYYRLMGLDKQLETLDGTIALMEQSLALAKAQKEGARGTELGVQRFLAEVRKNQSQKLIVRQEIIQTQNRINFLCGRYPQLVERISARFLELQLQALRVGVPSQLLLNRPDIREAERNLQAAGIDIRVARASFFPKVIITSGVGYEAFQPQFLFYTPESLIYSVAGGLVAPVVNRRAIQAEFLNANARQLQALYEYQRTVLNAFTEVVNRVSKVQNYSQSIELKFQQLASLESAVDVANKLFQNARIEYLDVLTALRDRNDARIVLIETKQEQLSAIVNAYQALGGGWRYVGGPIQLPPPGFQGPLPPPLAPPLAPPARPAEEIAPPQPGPVVGPAQGGPAMQAPGKNEPVIQGPVQGGPSPMPPPDGAKGPRRQGPMVQPLPPPSAVGRGASSPQNPRAG
- a CDS encoding response regulator; protein product: MMAELEKVKILVVDDKPDKLLALQAVLEELGQTVLSAHSGPEALRLLLTENFAVILLDVNMPGMDGFETAALIRQHPRCEHTPIIFITAFPDDAFAARGYSLGAVDFILTPVVPEILQTKVAVFVDLYRMSRQVEQQAAQRVTLAQEHAARLAAERANRAKSEFLANVSHELRTPMNAIIGMTDLALTDSPAPAMREYLEAVKSNAAVLLELLNELLDLAKLESGKFVLERTSFSLHEMLSELIPSAHYRAEQKGLTFVTAVSPDTSARFLGDPLRLRQVLDNLLSNALKFTDQGSITLTVTVDSTTAQEASLRFAIRDTGIGISQADQERIFAPFTQVDASTTRRHGGTGLGLAIVKELVAAMGGQISLSSTPQSGSEFAVVVPLAYAITRSAQKAVPIGMGATQAAAGSAPDSPGAQLHVLVAEDTRTNQEIVRRALTRRGHKVEIAEDGRQAVNLVSQSHFDVILMDLQMPIMDGFQATAAIRALPAGKDVPIIALTAHALSEDRDRCKSAGMDDFISKPLDIHQLAAAVETAYRRPEGCGHACHS